From the Halomonas meridiana genome, one window contains:
- a CDS encoding heme biosynthesis HemY N-terminal domain-containing protein gives MRKLILLIVAGLAVGALFGHLMMSVPGYWLIRVGDTSVQTSFWFGLVLLLGAFIVLHFALRLLTGIIRPVGRFRTWNSRARNRRAMKRTVRGLVALTEGRWKKAEKTLVRAADDSSTPLVNYLSAALAAHYQGHHEKSQEHLNQAQLTTDGADTAIGLMQAQLMIDRQQPEEALAILNRLDKQLTNHPQVLKLLKQVHLSVNDWEGLRRLIPRLAAQKLITQQEREQLEFKAYRELIIFEAKNPTNIERVRGLWADMPDYLRGNTELIVLYTEALLHANEEPIAERLLNHSLDNHWDARLVKRYGLLNVDAARQLAKAEKWLQERPNDPELLLACGRLSLRVGQWEKALEYFEASQRQRPNGEVCAELARLYASLGEHNKSQLYYRHSVDMLAKSLPSLPQPSDASDSTQSDKKAAKKTA, from the coding sequence ATGAGAAAACTCATCCTGCTAATTGTTGCGGGCCTTGCGGTTGGCGCACTCTTCGGGCACCTGATGATGTCGGTGCCCGGCTACTGGCTGATTCGGGTCGGTGACACGTCGGTTCAAACCTCGTTCTGGTTTGGTCTGGTGCTGTTGCTGGGTGCCTTTATTGTGCTGCACTTCGCTCTGCGCCTGCTCACCGGCATTATTCGCCCAGTGGGTCGCTTCCGCACCTGGAACAGCCGTGCCCGCAACCGTCGCGCCATGAAACGCACCGTGCGCGGCTTGGTGGCGCTCACCGAAGGCCGCTGGAAGAAAGCGGAGAAAACCTTGGTGCGCGCTGCCGATGACTCCAGCACGCCGCTGGTGAACTACCTCTCGGCCGCGTTGGCCGCTCACTACCAAGGCCACCACGAGAAGTCCCAAGAGCACCTTAACCAGGCCCAGCTGACCACCGATGGCGCGGATACCGCCATTGGCTTGATGCAGGCGCAGCTGATGATCGACCGTCAGCAGCCGGAAGAGGCCCTGGCGATTCTCAATCGCCTGGATAAGCAGCTCACCAATCATCCTCAGGTATTGAAGCTTCTGAAGCAGGTACACCTGAGCGTCAACGATTGGGAAGGCCTGCGTCGCCTGATTCCACGCTTGGCCGCGCAGAAGCTCATCACGCAGCAGGAGCGCGAACAGCTGGAGTTCAAAGCGTATCGCGAGCTGATCATCTTCGAAGCGAAGAACCCTACCAATATCGAACGGGTTCGCGGGCTGTGGGCGGATATGCCCGACTACCTGCGCGGCAATACCGAGCTGATCGTGCTCTATACCGAGGCACTGCTACACGCCAACGAAGAGCCGATTGCCGAGCGTCTGCTGAACCACTCGCTGGATAACCACTGGGACGCCCGCTTGGTCAAGCGCTACGGCCTGCTCAATGTCGATGCCGCTCGCCAGCTGGCCAAGGCCGAAAAGTGGCTGCAAGAGCGTCCCAACGACCCCGAGCTGCTGCTCGCCTGTGGCCGCCTGTCGCTGCGTGTAGGGCAGTGGGAAAAAGCGCTGGAGTACTTTGAAGCCAGCCAGCGCCAGCGCCCCAATGGCGAAGTGTGTGCCGAGCTTGCCCGCCTCTACGCAAGCCTAGGCGAGCACAACAAGAGCCAGCTCTACTATCGTCACAGTGTTGATATGCTAGCCAAATCTCTGCCATCGCTGCCCCAACCCAGCGATGCCAGTGACAGCACGCAAAGCGATAAGAAAGCAGCGAAAAAGACGGCGTAA
- a CDS encoding helix-turn-helix domain-containing protein, translating to MAAPSVHPVPVFKLYGETKHWPTPDLLHCESIPERSRLHDWHIRPHRHADLVHILLISQGSVTLELEGTRHNLQSAVTIVVPAMAIHGFHFSSDVQGHIITLAKPLADHLHALMGESSALKKADFFHLSSSSEKERVATLVAQIDQEYRQFAPGRNQLLEALIQALIVELSRLYSNARSTAKRYTPRQNDKGHQHLEQFQTLIEAYYREQPSIEWLAGQVGVSSAHLNMLCRQLAGRSALQLLHERLLLEAKRQLTYTNMTIGQVSDSLGFSEPAYFTRFFKRNTELSPRAFRLRQHANKIPNKEVSGQLT from the coding sequence ATGGCAGCACCCTCCGTGCATCCCGTTCCTGTTTTCAAGCTTTATGGAGAAACAAAGCACTGGCCTACGCCGGATTTACTCCATTGCGAATCAATCCCAGAGCGCAGTCGGCTACATGATTGGCATATCCGCCCCCATCGCCATGCTGACCTAGTTCATATTCTGTTGATTAGTCAGGGCAGCGTCACGTTAGAGCTAGAGGGAACACGTCATAATTTGCAAAGTGCTGTCACAATTGTTGTGCCCGCCATGGCAATTCATGGTTTCCACTTTTCATCCGATGTACAAGGGCACATCATTACACTGGCCAAGCCGCTGGCAGATCATCTGCATGCTTTGATGGGAGAGAGCAGTGCTCTTAAAAAGGCTGACTTTTTCCATCTATCGTCTTCAAGCGAGAAAGAGCGTGTTGCCACCTTAGTGGCACAGATCGATCAGGAGTACCGCCAATTCGCACCTGGACGAAACCAGTTGCTTGAAGCGCTTATCCAGGCACTTATCGTCGAACTTTCGCGCCTTTACAGTAATGCGAGAAGCACAGCAAAACGCTATACCCCTCGACAAAACGACAAGGGACACCAGCACCTAGAGCAATTTCAAACACTGATTGAGGCTTATTATCGCGAGCAGCCCAGCATTGAGTGGTTAGCCGGGCAGGTAGGCGTCAGCAGTGCACACTTGAATATGCTTTGCCGCCAACTTGCTGGGCGCAGCGCTCTACAGCTACTGCACGAGCGTTTACTGTTGGAAGCCAAGCGCCAGCTCACCTATACCAATATGACTATTGGCCAGGTCTCTGATAGCCTGGGCTTCTCCGAACCCGCCTACTTCACGCGCTTCTTCAAGCGCAATACCGAGCTTTCACCACGGGCCTTTCGGCTACGTCAGCATGCTAATAAGATCCCAAACAAAGAAGTCTCCGGCCAGCTGACTTGA
- a CDS encoding uroporphyrinogen-III C-methyltransferase — translation MSKQPNEQEGVNNTSADASQASTPSSDSAASSAKSESTAGSASSSYAAKNSRSRRRNKGGPTNSHTSASSASATTSSPAQESASKQTSAPNDTKATAADTKPTATATPAASTSAKSGNTSATGSTGKPTPPTSTGGGGSKGGGVALALVIILALALGLVAWQGWQRLDSQQQRLDELAQQAQNSASQQAVSELETRIDEGEAERSQALDSTMSELRSELDSYRSEVNGTLDDVLAQLSQEQDTDERDWLHAEAAYLLRLANQRLQLEGDVEGAAALLRTADARLADADNPALTPVRREIANELAALDAVPQVDRTGIYLALNAQQERVAGLRLSQEIEERAVTSSIEQPPTGTFQRQLARFGEELKDLVVIRQHDEALEALITPEQESYLRQSLRLILEQSQLALLKEEPELYEASIDKALELLNGYYDTEREETQSVIARLQELKQVQVQPELPDISASQQALASFIDNRFESRRQDGGDA, via the coding sequence ATGAGCAAACAACCAAACGAGCAGGAAGGCGTCAACAACACGTCTGCCGATGCATCCCAAGCGAGCACGCCGTCGAGCGATAGTGCGGCCTCCTCGGCGAAAAGCGAGTCGACTGCTGGCAGCGCCTCCTCGTCTTACGCGGCCAAAAATAGCCGCTCGCGCCGCCGTAACAAAGGTGGCCCGACTAATTCCCACACGAGCGCATCCAGCGCCAGTGCAACCACGTCCAGCCCCGCTCAGGAAAGCGCCTCTAAACAGACAAGCGCCCCTAACGATACCAAAGCGACGGCAGCAGATACCAAACCGACTGCCACAGCTACGCCTGCAGCGTCCACATCTGCTAAAAGTGGCAACACATCCGCTACGGGCAGCACAGGCAAACCGACGCCGCCCACTTCTACCGGTGGTGGTGGCAGCAAAGGTGGCGGCGTAGCCCTTGCCCTGGTGATTATCCTGGCACTCGCCCTGGGGCTGGTCGCTTGGCAAGGATGGCAGCGCCTGGATAGTCAGCAGCAGCGCTTGGATGAGCTGGCACAGCAAGCGCAAAACAGCGCCTCCCAGCAAGCCGTCAGCGAGCTTGAAACACGTATCGATGAAGGCGAAGCCGAACGTAGCCAGGCACTAGACAGCACCATGAGCGAGCTGCGTAGCGAGCTGGATAGCTACCGCAGCGAAGTGAACGGCACGCTGGACGACGTACTGGCACAGCTTTCTCAAGAGCAGGACACCGACGAGCGCGACTGGCTCCACGCCGAAGCCGCCTACCTGCTGCGCTTGGCGAACCAGCGCCTACAGTTAGAAGGCGATGTGGAAGGTGCCGCTGCGCTGCTGCGTACCGCCGATGCCCGCCTAGCCGATGCCGATAACCCGGCACTGACGCCCGTGCGTCGCGAGATTGCCAACGAGCTCGCCGCGCTGGATGCCGTGCCTCAAGTGGACCGCACCGGTATTTACTTGGCCCTGAATGCCCAGCAAGAGCGCGTGGCAGGTCTACGTCTGTCTCAAGAAATCGAAGAGCGCGCCGTGACGTCGAGCATCGAACAGCCGCCTACCGGCACGTTCCAGCGCCAGCTTGCCCGGTTCGGTGAAGAGCTCAAAGACCTCGTCGTCATTCGTCAGCACGATGAAGCACTGGAAGCGCTGATCACCCCTGAACAAGAGTCCTATCTGCGCCAGAGCCTGCGCCTGATTCTTGAGCAGTCTCAGCTAGCGCTGCTTAAAGAGGAGCCGGAGCTGTACGAAGCGAGCATCGACAAAGCTTTGGAACTGCTGAACGGCTACTACGACACCGAGCGTGAAGAGACCCAGAGCGTGATTGCCCGCCTGCAAGAGCTGAAACAGGTTCAGGTACAGCCCGAGCTGCCGGACATCAGCGCCTCTCAACAAGCGCTGGCCAGCTTCATCGACAATCGCTTCGAGTCGCGCCGTCAGGATGGAGGTGATGCATGA
- the pobA gene encoding 4-hydroxybenzoate 3-monooxygenase, giving the protein MKTQVAIIGAGPSGLLLGQLLHRKGIDNVIVERRSGEYVLSRIRAGVLEQGMVDLLREAGVDQRMKEEGLPHNGFELAFDNRRVRIPLDELTGGSKVMVYGQTEVTRDLMQAREAAGATTLYEAENVQPHDLESDHPYLTFEHNGETVRLDCDYIAGCDGYHGVSRQAIPQDRIKEFEKVYPFGWLGVLSDTPPVSDELIYARHERGFSLCSMRSATRSRYYLQVPSDEKVENWSDERFWEELKRRLPEEVAQKLVTGPSIEKSIAPLRSYVVEPMQHGRLFLVGDAAHIVPPTGAKGLNLAASDVNTLYRLMVKVYQEGRTDLIERYSQTCLKRIWKAERFSWWMTSMLHNFSDGEDFNSRMQLAELDYVTSSEAGLTTIAENYVGLPYESLE; this is encoded by the coding sequence ATGAAAACGCAGGTTGCTATTATTGGTGCAGGTCCTTCTGGCCTATTGCTGGGCCAACTATTGCATCGTAAAGGTATTGATAACGTGATTGTCGAGCGTCGTAGCGGCGAGTATGTGTTGAGCCGTATTCGCGCGGGCGTGCTAGAGCAGGGTATGGTTGACCTCTTGCGCGAAGCGGGAGTCGACCAGCGCATGAAGGAAGAGGGCCTGCCCCACAATGGCTTCGAACTTGCCTTCGATAATCGTCGTGTGCGTATTCCGTTAGATGAGCTGACCGGTGGTAGCAAGGTAATGGTGTATGGCCAAACAGAGGTGACACGGGATTTGATGCAGGCCCGTGAAGCAGCTGGAGCCACGACGCTCTACGAAGCAGAAAACGTTCAACCTCATGATCTTGAAAGTGATCATCCCTACCTGACCTTTGAACACAATGGCGAAACGGTCAGGCTTGATTGTGATTATATTGCCGGTTGTGACGGCTACCACGGCGTATCCCGCCAAGCGATTCCTCAAGACCGCATCAAAGAGTTTGAAAAGGTGTATCCGTTTGGCTGGCTCGGTGTGCTTTCGGATACTCCGCCGGTCTCCGATGAGCTGATCTACGCCCGGCACGAGCGTGGCTTTAGCCTCTGCAGCATGCGTTCCGCCACTCGCAGCCGCTACTATCTCCAGGTACCGTCAGATGAAAAGGTAGAAAACTGGTCTGATGAGCGATTTTGGGAAGAGCTTAAACGTCGCTTGCCCGAAGAGGTGGCCCAAAAGCTGGTCACGGGGCCATCAATTGAGAAAAGTATCGCGCCTCTGCGCAGCTATGTCGTTGAGCCGATGCAACACGGGCGACTGTTCTTGGTGGGTGATGCCGCCCATATCGTGCCACCCACCGGTGCCAAGGGACTTAATCTAGCCGCTAGCGATGTGAATACCCTCTATCGATTAATGGTGAAGGTTTACCAAGAAGGCCGCACCGACCTGATCGAACGCTACTCGCAAACGTGCTTGAAACGCATCTGGAAGGCAGAGCGGTTCTCCTGGTGGATGACCTCCATGCTGCATAATTTTTCCGATGGGGAAGACTTTAATAGCCGTATGCAACTGGCAGAATTGGATTACGTCACTAGCTCCGAGGCAGGGCTAACTACCATTGCGGAAAACTATGTTGGCCTGCCCTATGAGTCGCTTGAATAA
- a CDS encoding uroporphyrinogen-III synthase, translated as MNQPVLICRPGERGQALADALRERHGWVEPLDMMRLEALPEEAAQRQVWLDIDQYHKIVVVSPFAAHCLSEALDRYWPQLPVGIDYYSVGRGTASILSDQLGVRVRIPPPQQGEDTSEALLSLASLRQLTHQRVLLVAGEGGRTLIADTLAARGAQVTRLAVYRRTYQPPPSVLRERLHSGDYRALIVTSGELLEYLAKWCGPAALNQPLIVSSHRLATLAGKLGFCDLKVASGATPAALVAALDRSCNP; from the coding sequence ATGAACCAACCGGTACTGATTTGCCGCCCCGGAGAGCGGGGGCAAGCCCTGGCGGATGCCTTACGCGAACGCCATGGCTGGGTGGAGCCGCTTGACATGATGCGCCTGGAGGCGCTGCCTGAAGAGGCCGCCCAGCGCCAAGTCTGGTTGGATATTGATCAGTACCATAAGATAGTGGTGGTCAGCCCCTTCGCTGCGCACTGTTTGAGCGAGGCGCTGGATCGCTACTGGCCCCAGCTCCCCGTCGGGATTGATTACTATAGCGTTGGACGGGGCACTGCCAGCATACTGTCCGATCAGCTTGGGGTGCGGGTGCGTATTCCTCCGCCCCAACAGGGGGAGGACACCAGTGAAGCGCTGCTCTCGCTGGCATCGCTTCGCCAGTTGACGCACCAGCGCGTACTACTGGTGGCAGGCGAAGGGGGCCGCACGCTAATCGCCGACACCCTGGCGGCACGCGGCGCCCAGGTGACTCGTTTGGCGGTCTACCGGCGAACGTATCAGCCGCCGCCCTCCGTCCTGCGCGAGCGCCTACACAGTGGCGACTACCGGGCGCTGATCGTCACCAGCGGCGAACTGCTTGAATATCTGGCAAAATGGTGTGGTCCAGCAGCGTTGAACCAACCGCTAATCGTTTCCAGTCACCGTTTAGCTACACTGGCCGGTAAACTGGGTTTTTGTGACCTCAAGGTGGCGTCGGGAGCAACGCCGGCTGCGCTGGTGGCCGCGTTGGATCGGTCCTGCAACCCATAG
- the mscL gene encoding large conductance mechanosensitive channel protein MscL, whose translation MAKFFREFREFAVKGNVIDMAVGIIIGGAFTLIVQSLVKDVMNPLIGLLVGGIDFSNLFVVLREGVAGAPYATLAEAQAAGAVTLNVGLFINAVVSFSIVAFVVFLLVRTINRLKREEAVAPADPTEKPCPYCFMVVPIKAVRCGHCTSELQTAAPEKPAESV comes from the coding sequence ATGGCTAAATTTTTTCGGGAATTCCGCGAGTTTGCTGTTAAGGGCAACGTCATTGATATGGCGGTGGGTATCATCATTGGCGGAGCGTTTACGCTGATCGTGCAAAGCCTCGTCAAAGACGTGATGAATCCGCTGATTGGCCTGTTGGTGGGTGGGATCGATTTTTCGAATCTGTTTGTTGTATTGCGGGAAGGCGTGGCGGGAGCGCCCTATGCCACCTTGGCGGAAGCTCAAGCGGCGGGGGCGGTGACGCTGAACGTGGGGCTGTTTATCAACGCGGTGGTGAGCTTCTCCATCGTCGCGTTCGTGGTGTTTTTGCTGGTGCGTACCATCAACCGCTTAAAGCGCGAAGAGGCGGTGGCACCGGCAGACCCGACCGAAAAGCCCTGCCCGTACTGTTTTATGGTGGTGCCGATCAAGGCCGTCCGCTGTGGTCACTGTACGTCTGAGCTGCAGACAGCGGCCCCAGAGAAGCCTGCCGAGAGCGTGTAG
- a CDS encoding EAL domain-containing protein, translated as MPLAEPQGKLDQFFLLSQDLFCCIDFAGTLLSVNPTFETLLGYSADALLGKPCGVVIETRDHPVIEAALASLCRGEKVSAFDVCALTLDGKRVWLEVSASAGDRVIYVIARDITRRKAVEKQLRRNQRLFRIAGETAHIGGWYLDMAVGLPIWSEEVCRLHDMPVGHQPTLEEAIGFYTPSARPRLQAVFSACCEQGVSFDEEFEIITQRGRRRWVRVIGRAVRDELGQIIQVQGSTQDITERKDTERQLTLLERSVESSTNGVVIVDAQRPDLPMVYVNAAFERITGYSREDALGRNCRFLQGTDTDPATLAQLREGIKAQRDVHVVIRNYRRSGAPFWNDLYISPVRDEGGVVTHFIGAQNDITAQREYQAQLSHNANHDALTGLPNRLMLDQRLDQGCLLARRYHRYLAVLFIDLDDFKPINDTLGHEVGDYILRDVAKRLEEELRPWDTVARFGGDEFIVLLPDLAHEDDVLQVVERLLARVSAPYWYRGSELRITASIGIATDDGTIQAPRQLIQQADLAMYKAKRRGRNTFQWYTDELNRKVTERVNLRHALQQAIEQQQFELHYQPQIHHSGRVAGVEALIRWHHPERGNIPPGQFIALAEDTGQIIPISEWVLETACRDAVALNAQSAAPMTMAINVSPMQFQRPGFLDSVQQVLARSGLPPALLELELTEGVLMDSAEHTIQALQALRQLGVHIALDDFGTGFSSLSYLKRLPINKLKVDRSFVRDVATDSRDAAIVEGVVIMADKLGLEVLVEGIETAEQFHHLRTLQCDHFQGYYFARPMSLSALRHFLESPVDTTSPAAPTS; from the coding sequence ATGCCCCTCGCTGAACCGCAAGGCAAGCTCGACCAGTTCTTCCTGCTCTCGCAGGATTTGTTCTGTTGCATTGACTTTGCGGGTACGCTGCTCAGCGTCAACCCCACCTTCGAGACGCTGCTCGGCTACTCAGCGGACGCCCTCCTGGGAAAGCCGTGCGGTGTCGTGATCGAGACGCGTGATCATCCCGTGATCGAAGCGGCGCTGGCAAGCTTGTGCCGCGGGGAGAAGGTCAGTGCTTTCGACGTGTGCGCGCTGACGTTAGACGGTAAGCGGGTTTGGTTGGAAGTGTCGGCCTCCGCCGGTGATCGGGTGATCTACGTCATCGCGCGGGACATTACCCGGCGCAAAGCGGTGGAGAAGCAGCTTAGGCGCAACCAGCGCCTGTTTCGCATTGCCGGTGAAACGGCGCATATCGGCGGTTGGTACCTGGACATGGCGGTGGGGCTGCCCATCTGGTCCGAGGAGGTCTGCCGCCTGCACGATATGCCGGTGGGGCATCAGCCTACTTTGGAAGAAGCCATTGGGTTTTACACTCCCAGCGCGCGGCCGCGTCTGCAAGCCGTCTTCTCCGCCTGCTGCGAGCAGGGGGTAAGCTTCGATGAAGAGTTCGAAATCATTACCCAGCGAGGACGGCGGCGCTGGGTGCGGGTGATTGGCCGTGCCGTGCGCGATGAGCTGGGGCAGATTATTCAGGTGCAGGGGTCGACCCAAGACATCACTGAACGCAAAGACACCGAGCGGCAGCTGACGCTGTTGGAGCGCAGCGTGGAGTCCAGCACCAACGGGGTGGTGATCGTGGATGCCCAGCGCCCCGATTTGCCCATGGTCTACGTCAATGCCGCGTTCGAGCGCATTACCGGGTACTCCCGCGAGGATGCTCTGGGTCGCAACTGCCGCTTTTTACAGGGCACCGATACCGACCCCGCTACCCTGGCGCAGCTGCGTGAGGGCATCAAAGCGCAGCGCGATGTCCACGTGGTGATTCGTAACTATCGCCGCAGCGGCGCTCCTTTCTGGAACGACCTCTATATTTCACCAGTGCGCGATGAGGGGGGCGTCGTGACGCACTTCATCGGCGCGCAAAACGACATTACCGCCCAGCGAGAGTACCAGGCTCAGCTGAGTCATAACGCCAACCACGACGCGCTGACCGGGCTGCCCAACCGGCTCATGCTCGACCAGCGTCTTGATCAGGGCTGCTTGCTGGCCAGGCGCTATCACCGGTACTTGGCCGTACTGTTCATCGATCTGGATGACTTCAAACCGATCAACGACACCCTGGGCCATGAAGTGGGCGACTATATCCTGCGCGACGTCGCCAAGCGCCTGGAGGAAGAGCTGCGCCCTTGGGATACCGTAGCGCGCTTTGGAGGCGACGAATTCATCGTGCTGCTGCCGGACTTGGCCCACGAAGATGACGTGCTGCAGGTGGTCGAGCGGCTGCTGGCGAGAGTGTCGGCACCCTATTGGTATCGTGGTAGCGAGCTACGCATTACCGCCAGTATCGGCATCGCCACCGACGATGGGACGATTCAAGCGCCCCGCCAACTGATTCAACAAGCCGATCTTGCCATGTATAAAGCCAAGCGGCGGGGGCGTAACACCTTCCAGTGGTACACCGACGAGCTGAACCGCAAGGTGACCGAACGGGTCAATCTGCGCCACGCGCTGCAGCAGGCCATCGAACAGCAGCAGTTCGAGCTTCATTACCAGCCGCAGATACATCACAGCGGTCGCGTCGCCGGGGTCGAAGCGCTCATTCGGTGGCACCACCCCGAGCGTGGCAACATTCCGCCGGGACAGTTCATTGCTCTGGCCGAGGATACCGGTCAAATCATCCCGATCAGTGAGTGGGTGCTGGAAACGGCCTGTCGTGACGCGGTCGCGCTCAACGCACAAAGCGCGGCACCCATGACCATGGCGATCAACGTGTCGCCCATGCAGTTTCAGCGTCCGGGCTTTTTGGATTCCGTACAGCAGGTGCTGGCGCGCAGCGGTTTACCGCCGGCCTTGTTGGAGTTAGAGCTGACCGAAGGCGTGTTGATGGATAGTGCCGAGCACACCATTCAAGCCCTGCAAGCGCTGCGCCAGTTGGGCGTTCACATCGCACTCGACGACTTCGGCACCGGCTTCTCCAGCCTGAGTTACCTGAAACGACTGCCGATCAACAAGCTGAAAGTCGACCGTTCGTTCGTGCGCGACGTGGCCACGGACTCCCGCGACGCGGCCATTGTCGAGGGCGTGGTCATCATGGCCGACAAGCTGGGGCTGGAGGTGCTCGTCGAAGGCATCGAAACCGCCGAGCAGTTTCATCACCTGCGCACTCTGCAGTGTGACCACTTCCAGGGCTACTACTTCGCCCGCCCGATGTCGCTGAGCGCGCTTCGGCACTTTTTGGAGTCGCCGGTGGACACCACCAGCCCCGCCGCCCCGACCTCGTAA
- the hemC gene encoding hydroxymethylbilane synthase → MSSITKLRIATRKSQLAMWQAEYVRDRLMAAHSGLEVELVPLSTKGDKILDTPLSKIGGKGLFVKELEDAMLDGRADIAVHSMKDVPMHFPEGLGLSVILEGADPTDAFVSNHYSSIDELPEGARIGTASLRRGLQMREARPDLQILNLRGNVQTRLGKLDDGEFDAIILATSGLQRLGLDARIAQALPPEICLPACGQGALGIECRLHDPELIALLAPLDDQDTATRVRAERAMNTRLEGGCQVPIAGHAILDKANDTLWLRGLVGNPEGTEVLRAEGRGSIHEPEALGIRIAEELLDQGAGDILAEVYGRHV, encoded by the coding sequence GTGTCATCCATCACTAAATTGCGCATCGCCACGCGTAAAAGTCAGTTGGCCATGTGGCAGGCCGAGTACGTCCGCGACCGCTTGATGGCGGCACATAGCGGTCTGGAAGTTGAGCTTGTCCCCCTCTCCACCAAAGGTGACAAAATTCTCGATACGCCTCTCTCCAAAATTGGCGGGAAAGGGCTATTCGTCAAGGAGCTCGAAGACGCCATGCTGGATGGGCGCGCCGACATTGCCGTGCATTCGATGAAAGACGTGCCGATGCACTTTCCAGAAGGCTTGGGGCTCTCGGTGATTTTGGAAGGGGCAGATCCCACCGATGCGTTTGTGTCCAATCACTATAGCAGTATCGACGAGCTGCCCGAAGGTGCACGTATCGGCACCGCCAGCCTGCGCCGTGGCCTGCAAATGCGCGAAGCACGCCCGGATCTCCAGATTCTCAACCTGCGCGGTAACGTACAAACCCGTCTTGGCAAGCTCGACGACGGCGAATTCGATGCCATTATCCTGGCGACCTCCGGCCTGCAGCGTTTGGGTCTCGACGCACGGATCGCGCAAGCGCTGCCTCCCGAAATCTGCCTGCCTGCCTGTGGCCAAGGCGCGCTGGGCATCGAGTGCCGCCTGCACGATCCCGAGCTGATTGCGCTGCTGGCACCCTTGGACGACCAGGACACCGCCACCCGCGTGCGCGCCGAGCGCGCCATGAATACCCGCCTGGAAGGCGGCTGCCAAGTGCCCATTGCCGGGCATGCCATTCTGGATAAAGCCAACGACACCCTGTGGCTACGCGGGCTTGTCGGTAACCCCGAAGGCACGGAAGTGCTGCGCGCCGAAGGCCGTGGCTCTATCCACGAGCCGGAAGCGCTCGGTATTCGGATTGCCGAAGAGCTGCTGGATCAAGGCGCTGGCGATATCCTGGCCGAGGTGTACGGCCGCCACGTATGA
- a CDS encoding NAD(P)-dependent alcohol dehydrogenase, protein MQIQAAVISKQGQDFEWQAVELEEPSLGEVRVRIVATGVCHTDAVARDLGIAPFPIVLGHEGAGVVEALGEGVSGLKVGDHVVLSFAHCGKCDHCLTGHPTVCDTFNELNFGGAMDDGSQRLARRGEPLATFFGQSSFATHAVVSARNAVLVDSEVDLALLGPLGCGIQTGAGTVLNRLKPDFGSSLVVYGCGAVGLSAIMAAKIVGCRQIIAVDVHDSRLKLACELGATHAINGQQEDTVERVREITGKGSQFAVETTGVPMVVRQSLQGLCPLGVSAIVGVTPEVTLDVHHDLMAEGKSMIGVIEGDSVPRVFIPQLVAYFKDGRFPFDRLVKFYSPEQIHQAFKDSKEGITVKPIIQIS, encoded by the coding sequence ATGCAAATTCAAGCGGCCGTGATCTCTAAACAAGGGCAAGACTTTGAGTGGCAGGCAGTTGAGCTGGAAGAGCCTAGCCTGGGCGAGGTACGGGTTCGAATTGTGGCTACTGGTGTCTGCCATACTGATGCGGTGGCAAGAGACCTGGGCATTGCCCCCTTTCCAATCGTGTTAGGCCACGAGGGCGCTGGAGTAGTAGAGGCCCTTGGAGAGGGTGTGTCAGGTCTTAAGGTGGGCGATCATGTCGTGCTGTCATTTGCTCACTGTGGTAAATGCGACCACTGTTTGACCGGCCATCCCACTGTTTGCGACACATTCAACGAGCTTAACTTCGGTGGTGCCATGGATGATGGCAGCCAACGACTGGCGAGGAGAGGTGAGCCACTGGCCACTTTCTTTGGGCAATCATCCTTTGCTACCCACGCTGTGGTCAGCGCTCGAAACGCGGTACTGGTTGACTCGGAGGTGGACTTGGCTTTACTCGGTCCACTCGGTTGTGGCATCCAGACTGGGGCAGGCACAGTGCTCAACCGGCTCAAGCCTGATTTTGGGTCAAGCCTAGTGGTCTATGGCTGCGGGGCGGTAGGGCTCTCTGCCATCATGGCAGCAAAGATTGTCGGCTGCCGCCAAATTATTGCAGTGGATGTTCATGACAGCCGCCTCAAGTTGGCCTGCGAGCTGGGGGCGACTCATGCTATCAATGGCCAGCAGGAAGACACTGTCGAGCGTGTCAGAGAGATCACAGGTAAAGGCAGTCAGTTCGCTGTAGAAACCACTGGTGTGCCGATGGTGGTACGTCAGTCCCTGCAGGGGCTTTGCCCGCTTGGGGTCTCGGCTATTGTCGGTGTCACTCCCGAGGTCACCCTGGACGTACATCACGATTTAATGGCCGAAGGCAAGTCGATGATTGGGGTGATTGAGGGTGATTCGGTACCGCGGGTGTTCATTCCCCAGTTGGTCGCTTACTTCAAAGATGGGCGCTTCCCTTTTGATCGGCTGGTCAAGTTCTACTCACCCGAACAGATTCACCAGGCCTTCAAAGACTCTAAGGAAGGCATCACCGTCAAGCCAATAATCCAGATCAGCTAA